In the Malania oleifera isolate guangnan ecotype guangnan chromosome 1, ASM2987363v1, whole genome shotgun sequence genome, one interval contains:
- the LOC131159857 gene encoding probable F-box protein At2g36090: MASTIVPPSPTADEGGATTISALHPDILLTHILTRLDGPTLASASCASSQLRAISSRAHLWTDICHSMWPSTAALRLRRLIAAYPGGPRSFFSDCFPLLPPVNSKYSGRPSPPPGLISAVDIRHLGELIFSRVQETETESGWFRCSPFRIDLVGPKDVVATSVRMPDGDGEWRSLAEDLELSWIVADAAGRRAANLSSHKAVAVERHWLSGEVRVRFAMVVAGVEFGTVVTCCGGAEGGELQVREVSLVAEDMEGTHLKGRESMVILQRALEGKKGRGKGVGREEEGRRRYREYLEMKRERRERKVRAEDRMDKLCVVFGASIFLTSCFFFLCS; the protein is encoded by the coding sequence ATGGCTTCCACCATCGTACCGCCGTCACCCACCGCCGACGAGGGTGGAGCCACCACTATCTCCGCCCTACACCCGGACATTCTCCTAACGCATATCCTCACGCGTCTCGACGGCCCCACTCTCGCCTCCGCCAGCTGCGCCTCCTCCCAGCTCCGCGCAATCTCCTCCAGAGCCCACCTCTGGACCGACATCTGCCACTCCATGTGGCCCTCCACGGCCGCGCTGCGTCTCCGCCGCCTCATCGCCGCCTACCCCGGTGGCCCTCGCTCCTTCTTTTCCGACTGCTTCCCGCTCCTCCCCCCTGTCAATTCCAAGTATTCCGGTCGCCCGTCACCCCCTCCGGGACTGATCTCCGCCGTCGACATCCGCCACCTCGGCGAGCTCATCTTCTCCAGAGTCCAGGAGACGGAGACCGAGAGCGGGTGGTTCCGGTGCTCGCCCTTCCGAATCGACCTGGTCGGCCCGAAGGACGTCGTGGCGACGTCCGTACGGATGCCTGACGGCGACGGCGAGTGGCGGTCGCTGGCGGAGGATCTCGAGCTGAGCTGGATCGTGGCGGACGCGGCGGGGAGACGGGCGGCGAATCTGTCGAGCCACAAGGCGGTGGCGGTGGAAAGGCACTGGCTGAGCGGGGAGGTGCGGGTGCGGTTCGCTATGGTGGTGGCGGGGGTGGAGTTTGGGACGGTGGTCACGTGCTGTGGGGGGGCGGAGGGAGGGGAGTTGCAGGTGAGGGAGGTGAGCTTGGTGGCGGAGGACATGGAGGGGACGCACTTGAAGGGGAGAGAGAGTATGGTAATATTGCAGAGGGCGCTGGAGGGCAAAAAGGGAAGGGGGAAGGGGGTGGGGAGGGAAGAAGAAGGGAGGAGGAGGTACAGGGAGTATTTGGAAatgaagagggagagaagggaaagaaagGTGAGGGCGGAAGACAGAATGGACAAGCTGTGTGTTGTTTTTGGGGCTTCCATTTTTTTGACTTCCTGTTTCTTCTTCCTGTgcagttga